The proteins below come from a single Isoptericola dokdonensis DS-3 genomic window:
- a CDS encoding Gfo/Idh/MocA family protein: MSGASGALYAPDPVPAPVVAPGEFVFAATHLDHGHVYGMCEGLAGAGGTLRWVHDPDPAKVEAMRRRFPDVRVARSEAEILDDPEVRLVAAAAVTSERCALGLRVMEAGKDYFTDKAPLTTLDQLAAARKATARTGRKYAVYYSERIHVEAAVLAEQLVERGAIGRVLQVIGLGPHRLGTGRPDWFFDKERYGGILCDIGSHNFDQMLHYAGARDAEVSHSAIANYHHPRHPGLDDFGEAGIVMDNGATGYCRVDWFTPDGLSTWGDGRTIILGTDGYVELRKYVDVATGEGGGHVFLVDGDGEHHLRANGQVGFPYFGRLILDCLERTETAMTQEHAFKAAELSVVAQARARELTPQR, translated from the coding sequence GTGAGCGGGGCGAGCGGCGCGCTGTACGCGCCGGACCCGGTGCCGGCGCCCGTCGTGGCGCCGGGCGAGTTCGTGTTCGCGGCGACGCACCTCGACCACGGGCACGTGTACGGGATGTGCGAGGGCCTCGCGGGCGCGGGCGGGACGCTCCGGTGGGTGCACGACCCGGACCCGGCGAAGGTCGAGGCGATGCGCCGGAGGTTCCCGGACGTGCGGGTGGCGCGCAGCGAGGCGGAGATCCTCGACGACCCGGAGGTCCGGCTGGTGGCCGCGGCCGCGGTGACCTCCGAGCGGTGCGCGCTCGGGCTGCGGGTCATGGAGGCGGGCAAGGACTACTTCACGGACAAGGCGCCGCTGACGACCCTCGACCAGCTCGCCGCGGCCCGGAAGGCGACCGCCCGCACGGGACGCAAGTACGCGGTCTACTACTCCGAGCGGATCCACGTGGAGGCCGCGGTGCTGGCCGAGCAGCTCGTGGAGCGCGGTGCGATCGGGCGGGTGCTGCAGGTCATCGGGCTCGGCCCGCACCGGCTGGGCACCGGCCGCCCGGACTGGTTCTTCGACAAGGAGCGGTACGGCGGGATCCTGTGCGACATCGGCAGCCACAACTTCGACCAGATGCTGCACTACGCGGGGGCCCGGGACGCCGAGGTCAGCCACTCCGCGATCGCGAACTACCACCACCCCCGGCACCCGGGGCTGGACGACTTCGGCGAGGCCGGCATCGTCATGGACAACGGCGCCACCGGCTACTGCCGGGTCGACTGGTTCACGCCGGACGGTCTGAGCACGTGGGGTGACGGCCGCACGATCATCCTCGGCACCGACGGGTACGTCGAGCTGCGCAAGTACGTGGACGTCGCCACGGGCGAAGGCGGCGGGCACGTCTTCCTCGTCGACGGCGACGGCGAGCACCACCTCAGGGCGAACGGCCAGGTCGGGTTCCCCTACTTCGGGCGGCTGATCCTCGACTGCCTGGAGCGCACCGAGACCGCGATGACGCAGGAGCACGCGTTCAAGGCCGCGGAGCTGAGCGTGGTCGCGCAGGCCCGGGCCCGCGAGCTCACCCCGCAGCGCTGA
- a CDS encoding DUF4430 domain-containing protein, producing the protein MTISTRPYPARLLAAATAGLLSVGLLAGCSSDDAATPAASGSPAVSAEATEAAQEVTELSYAGETGSTALDLLLVHDPDAEVSGEGEMAYVTGIKGRTAEDGQEFWALYVDGEMAQVGAGALETEDGQQIQWKLEKIES; encoded by the coding sequence GTGACGATCTCCACGCGCCCGTACCCCGCCCGCCTCCTGGCCGCCGCCACCGCGGGCCTGCTCTCCGTCGGTCTCCTGGCCGGCTGCTCGTCCGACGACGCGGCGACCCCGGCGGCGAGCGGCTCGCCCGCAGTGAGCGCCGAGGCGACCGAGGCGGCGCAGGAGGTCACCGAGCTCTCCTACGCGGGCGAGACCGGCAGCACGGCGCTCGACCTGCTGCTCGTCCACGACCCCGACGCCGAGGTGTCCGGCGAGGGCGAGATGGCCTACGTGACCGGGATCAAGGGCCGCACGGCCGAGGACGGCCAGGAGTTCTGGGCGCTCTACGTCGACGGCGAGATGGCTCAGGTCGGCGCCGGCGCCCTCGAGACCGAGGACGGGCAGCAGATCCAGTGGAAGCTCGAGAAGATCGAGTCGTGA
- a CDS encoding SpoIID/LytB domain-containing protein yields MILATVNGRQRSAVPLLAALVAGVLALSLLGAPPAQAATWRLQESGGGTITASSSKTLKVRYLKGGKPVRGAKVTLQRKKGSSWVKVRTVRTGKKGGASVKVSPSATTTYRFRTGKARSGTEKIRVVPARFAITGSGSGHGVGLSQWGAYQQSRQGRTAAQILAYYYPGTSVSEANDPRTTLDVQVLGPPADRRTSTALAVGSGAWRLKDAQGKVVASGGSARQVSVRTTSTGVAATVTEGGRKKASVGSRSRLTFEWTGTRLHSPAGTRAVARVSGAQGTYRHGSLEVTKRSGRVNVVNRVVINTEYLYGIDEMPSGWGASSNRGAAALQAQAVVARNYAIVEKVRGLKPACGCHVYDDTRSQHYVGWRKQGGSWGGAWVAAVDATVHDGTVTVLRDAAGGFAETPYFASTGAAGGRRGTATNAEAFGTKALPYLRHVPDGYAAKAPGNPYLRWTDSITQAKARSIFGLSAVRSVAVTSRWSGGQVRTLTATSATGKKVSRTRSAEGWRTTLGLTGGWVSSFAGRSR; encoded by the coding sequence GTGATCCTCGCCACGGTCAACGGTCGTCAGCGGTCGGCTGTTCCTCTGCTCGCCGCCCTCGTCGCGGGCGTCCTCGCACTGTCCCTCCTCGGGGCGCCGCCGGCGCAGGCGGCGACGTGGCGCCTCCAGGAGTCCGGCGGCGGGACGATCACGGCCTCGTCGTCGAAGACGCTGAAGGTCCGCTACCTCAAGGGCGGCAAGCCGGTGCGTGGCGCCAAGGTCACCCTGCAGCGCAAGAAGGGCTCGTCGTGGGTGAAGGTGCGCACCGTGCGCACCGGCAAGAAGGGCGGCGCCTCGGTCAAGGTCTCGCCGTCCGCCACGACCACCTACCGGTTCCGCACCGGCAAGGCGCGCAGCGGCACGGAGAAGATCCGGGTCGTCCCGGCCCGGTTCGCGATCACCGGGTCCGGGTCCGGGCACGGGGTCGGGCTGTCCCAGTGGGGGGCCTACCAGCAGTCACGCCAGGGCCGCACGGCCGCGCAGATCCTCGCGTACTACTACCCGGGCACGTCCGTGTCGGAGGCGAACGACCCGCGCACCACCCTGGACGTGCAGGTGCTCGGCCCTCCCGCGGACCGGCGGACCTCCACGGCCCTGGCCGTCGGGTCGGGGGCGTGGCGGCTGAAGGACGCGCAGGGCAAGGTCGTCGCGTCGGGCGGGTCGGCGCGGCAGGTCAGCGTCCGGACGACGTCGACCGGCGTGGCCGCCACGGTCACCGAGGGCGGCCGGAAGAAGGCCTCGGTGGGCTCGCGGTCGCGGCTGACCTTCGAGTGGACCGGCACCCGCCTCCACTCCCCGGCCGGGACGAGGGCCGTGGCACGGGTCTCCGGGGCGCAGGGCACCTACCGGCACGGCTCCCTGGAGGTGACGAAGCGTTCCGGGCGCGTGAACGTCGTCAACCGGGTCGTCATCAACACCGAGTACCTCTACGGGATCGACGAGATGCCGTCCGGGTGGGGGGCGAGCAGCAACCGCGGCGCCGCCGCGCTCCAGGCCCAGGCCGTCGTGGCCCGCAACTACGCGATCGTCGAGAAGGTCCGCGGCCTCAAGCCCGCGTGCGGCTGCCACGTCTACGACGACACCCGCTCGCAGCACTACGTCGGCTGGCGCAAGCAGGGCGGGAGCTGGGGCGGTGCCTGGGTGGCCGCCGTCGACGCGACCGTCCACGACGGCACCGTGACCGTGCTGCGGGACGCCGCCGGCGGGTTCGCCGAGACGCCGTACTTCGCGTCCACGGGTGCGGCGGGCGGCCGGCGGGGCACCGCGACGAACGCCGAGGCCTTCGGCACCAAGGCACTGCCGTACCTGCGGCACGTCCCGGACGGCTACGCGGCGAAGGCCCCCGGCAACCCGTACCTGCGCTGGACCGACTCGATCACCCAGGCGAAGGCCCGCTCGATCTTCGGGCTGTCGGCGGTGCGGTCGGTCGCGGTGACCTCCCGCTGGTCCGGCGGGCAGGTCCGGACGCTGACGGCGACCTCCGCCACCGGCAAGAAGGTCTCGCGCACGCGGTCGGCGGAGGGCTGGCGCACCACCCTCGGCCTGACCGGGGGCTGGGTGTCGTCGTTCGCGGGTCGCTCGCGCTGA
- a CDS encoding RNA polymerase sigma factor → MASTAQNPPLPREFEHAALQELLARGAAAGRVDAESFRSACEAAAVGDPKRLKAVLRAFATAGVEIGLPTATKVAAATSGGATKTQARAKAPTAKAATTRAAGSTDASEPAEEGDEAAAASAAPKKAATRAPAKKAPAKKAAGTTTRSKAAAKAAPVADEEPQDEDLEVDADDTGSDEPDGDQTTGGTKTSARVAREKREEDRGGFVVSDSDDDDQPAQQVVTAGATADPVKDYLKQIGKVALLNAEQEVDLAKRIEAGLFAEERLAQDYKDFDRSKASADERRDWRDLQWIAHDGKRAKNHLLEANLRLVVSLAKRYTGRGMLFLDLIQEGNLGLIRAVEKFDYTKGYKFSTYATWWIRQAITRAMADQARTIRIPVHMVEVINKLARVQRQMLQDLGREPTPEELAKELDMTPEKVVEVQKYGREPISLHTPLGEDGDSEFGDLIEDSEAVVPSDAVSFTLLQEQLHQVLDTLSEREAGVVSMRFGLQDGQPKTLDEIGKVYGVTRERIRQIESKTMSKLRHPSRSQVLRDYLD, encoded by the coding sequence GTGGCGTCCACTGCGCAGAACCCCCCGCTGCCCCGAGAGTTCGAACATGCGGCCCTCCAGGAGCTCCTGGCTCGCGGCGCCGCCGCAGGTCGCGTCGACGCCGAGAGTTTCCGCTCCGCCTGCGAGGCCGCGGCGGTCGGCGACCCGAAGCGCCTGAAGGCGGTGCTGCGGGCGTTCGCGACGGCCGGCGTGGAGATCGGGCTGCCGACGGCCACCAAGGTCGCCGCGGCGACGTCCGGCGGGGCCACCAAGACCCAGGCCCGGGCGAAGGCCCCCACCGCGAAGGCCGCCACCACGCGCGCCGCGGGCTCGACCGACGCGTCGGAGCCGGCGGAGGAGGGGGACGAGGCCGCCGCCGCGTCCGCCGCCCCGAAGAAGGCCGCGACACGCGCCCCGGCGAAGAAGGCCCCGGCCAAGAAGGCCGCCGGCACCACGACCCGTTCGAAGGCGGCCGCGAAGGCTGCGCCGGTGGCGGACGAGGAGCCGCAGGACGAGGACCTCGAGGTCGACGCGGACGACACCGGGTCGGACGAGCCCGACGGCGACCAGACGACCGGGGGCACCAAGACCTCGGCGCGCGTCGCCCGCGAGAAGCGCGAGGAGGACCGTGGCGGGTTCGTCGTGTCCGACTCGGACGACGACGACCAGCCCGCCCAGCAGGTCGTGACGGCCGGCGCCACCGCCGACCCCGTCAAGGACTACCTCAAGCAGATCGGCAAGGTCGCCCTGCTCAACGCCGAGCAGGAGGTCGACCTCGCCAAGCGCATCGAGGCCGGTCTGTTCGCCGAGGAGCGCCTCGCGCAGGACTACAAGGACTTCGACCGGTCCAAGGCCAGCGCGGACGAGCGTCGTGACTGGCGCGACCTGCAGTGGATCGCCCACGACGGCAAGCGGGCGAAGAACCACCTGCTCGAGGCGAACCTGCGACTCGTCGTGTCCCTGGCCAAGCGGTACACCGGCCGCGGCATGCTGTTCCTGGACCTCATCCAGGAGGGCAACCTCGGTCTGATCCGTGCGGTCGAGAAGTTCGACTACACCAAGGGCTACAAGTTCTCGACGTACGCCACCTGGTGGATCCGGCAGGCGATCACCCGCGCGATGGCCGACCAGGCCCGCACCATCCGCATCCCGGTGCACATGGTCGAGGTCATCAACAAGCTGGCCCGCGTGCAGCGCCAGATGCTCCAGGACCTGGGCCGCGAGCCCACCCCGGAGGAGCTCGCCAAGGAGCTGGACATGACGCCCGAGAAGGTCGTCGAGGTCCAGAAGTACGGCCGCGAGCCGATCTCGCTGCACACGCCGCTCGGTGAGGACGGCGACAGCGAGTTCGGTGACCTCATCGAGGACTCCGAGGCCGTCGTGCCGTCCGACGCGGTGTCGTTCACGCTGCTCCAGGAGCAGCTGCACCAGGTGCTGGACACCCTGTCCGAGCGTGAGGCCGGCGTGGTCTCGATGCGCTTCGGTCTGCAGGACGGCCAGCCCAAGACGCTCGACGAGATCGGCAAGGTCTACGGGGTGACGCGCGAGCGCATCCGGCAGATCGAGTCCAAGACGATGTCGAAGCTGCGCCACCCGTCGCGCTCGCAGGTCCTGCGCGACTACCTCGACTGA
- a CDS encoding Gfo/Idh/MocA family protein, with product MSHDDDVQEDTRMLAIGIIGTGGIARAHVEGYRRFAERCEVVALCDPAPGRAEALRAELGLDGARVYTDAGAMLAAERLDLVSVATPPSTHAGLTITALEAGVDVLVEKPMAPSLQECDAMIAAAEEHGRVLSVVAQNRFRDDTATLKEVLDSGLAGPVSHAQVSSSWWRGTAYYDLWWRGTWESEGGGCTLNHAIHHLDLTLWLLGAPRAVTSVLTNAAHENAEVEDLSVSVLQYDRALAEVTASVVHHGEEQAIVVQGRHARVSQPWKVTADLADPNGFPARDRDAEREAAIEAVAAAHVPLAHTGHAGQIDDVLDAVRERRRPAVDGADGRRAVEIVTAIYAAGIERRTVDLPLAPDDPYYRRGTLVGRAPHFFAKSASVDSLPGEIAVGVRS from the coding sequence ATGTCACACGACGACGACGTCCAGGAGGACACACGCATGCTCGCCATCGGGATCATCGGCACCGGCGGGATCGCCCGTGCCCACGTCGAGGGGTACCGGCGCTTCGCCGAGCGGTGCGAGGTGGTCGCCCTCTGCGACCCCGCCCCCGGCCGCGCCGAGGCGCTGCGCGCCGAGCTCGGCCTCGACGGTGCCCGCGTGTACACCGACGCCGGCGCGATGCTCGCCGCCGAGCGACTCGACCTCGTCAGCGTCGCCACTCCCCCGTCCACGCACGCCGGCCTGACGATCACCGCCCTGGAGGCCGGGGTCGACGTCCTCGTCGAGAAGCCGATGGCGCCGTCGCTGCAGGAGTGCGACGCGATGATCGCCGCGGCCGAGGAGCACGGCCGGGTGCTGTCCGTCGTCGCGCAGAACCGGTTCCGCGACGACACCGCGACCCTCAAGGAGGTGCTCGACTCGGGGCTGGCCGGTCCCGTCTCGCACGCACAGGTGAGCTCGTCGTGGTGGCGCGGCACCGCCTACTACGACCTGTGGTGGCGCGGCACGTGGGAGTCCGAGGGCGGCGGCTGCACGCTCAACCACGCGATCCACCACCTCGACCTCACGCTCTGGCTGCTCGGCGCACCCCGGGCCGTGACGTCGGTGCTCACCAACGCGGCCCACGAGAACGCCGAGGTCGAGGACCTGTCGGTGTCCGTGCTGCAGTACGACCGGGCGCTCGCCGAGGTCACCGCCTCGGTCGTGCACCACGGCGAGGAGCAGGCGATCGTCGTCCAGGGCCGCCACGCACGGGTGTCCCAGCCGTGGAAGGTCACCGCCGACCTCGCCGACCCCAACGGGTTCCCCGCCCGCGACCGCGACGCCGAGCGGGAGGCCGCGATCGAGGCGGTCGCCGCCGCGCACGTCCCGCTGGCTCACACCGGCCATGCCGGGCAGATCGACGACGTGCTCGACGCCGTCCGCGAGCGCCGCCGTCCCGCGGTCGACGGTGCGGACGGCCGCCGTGCCGTCGAGATCGTCACCGCGATCTACGCGGCGGGGATCGAGCGCCGCACGGTGGACCTGCCGTTGGCTCCGGACGACCCGTACTACCGGCGGGGGACGCTGGTGGGGCGGGCGCCGCACTTCTTCGCCAAGTCCGCGTCAGTGGACTCCCTGCCGGGCGAGATCGCGGTCGGGGTGCGCTCGTGA
- a CDS encoding FAD-binding oxidoreductase, which translates to MSRTTGPTTALDVPTSEHLAAATDAAAALARTISGTVLRPDDDGYEEALPGYNLALDHRPAFVVRAATPGDVALTVRAAVAHGLGVGVRSTGHSAAATGPADVLLDTSGLARLEVDPLSRTATVGAGVRWQAVLDAAAPHGLGGLCGSSPQVGVVGYTLGGGLGPSARTFGFAADHVRSIDVVTPSGDLVTATPTRHTDLFWALRGAGGAYGVVTAMTFDLIPAAVVRAGALWFDVGDAPAVVHRWRELVTDLPDAVSTSVVRLNLPPLPDLPAPLRGRAVVAVRYVRHGDLDAPDPLVDALRTTAAPVLDTVGDLPYSALGAVHADPEDPMPLLDRGVALRELPAEAVDAFLAATPADSPVVLAELRLLGGAVARPPAVPSAVAGRDAAYTLFVGALGWPAGPPDAAEHLQRVVDALAPWSTGGSLLNFAGPRDAASARQVRTAFGPAAYDRLVTLRRRLDPHGVLDPTSRWAVVSDRVG; encoded by the coding sequence ATGTCCCGTACCACCGGTCCCACGACCGCGCTCGACGTCCCCACGTCGGAGCATCTCGCCGCCGCCACCGACGCGGCCGCCGCGCTCGCCCGCACGATCAGCGGCACCGTCCTGCGGCCCGACGACGACGGCTACGAGGAGGCCCTGCCCGGCTACAACCTCGCGCTCGACCACCGTCCCGCGTTCGTCGTCCGGGCCGCCACCCCGGGTGACGTCGCCCTGACGGTCCGTGCCGCGGTGGCGCACGGACTGGGCGTGGGCGTCCGCTCGACCGGCCACAGCGCCGCGGCCACCGGCCCCGCCGACGTCCTGCTCGACACCTCGGGCCTCGCCCGGCTGGAGGTCGACCCGCTGAGCCGTACGGCCACCGTCGGAGCCGGTGTCCGCTGGCAGGCGGTGCTCGACGCCGCCGCGCCCCACGGGCTCGGCGGGCTGTGCGGCTCGTCCCCGCAGGTCGGCGTCGTCGGTTACACGCTCGGCGGCGGGCTCGGCCCGTCGGCCCGCACCTTCGGCTTCGCCGCGGACCACGTCCGGTCGATCGACGTGGTCACCCCGTCCGGGGACCTCGTGACGGCCACCCCGACCCGGCACACCGACCTGTTCTGGGCGCTGCGCGGCGCCGGCGGCGCGTACGGCGTCGTCACCGCGATGACCTTCGACCTGATCCCCGCCGCCGTCGTACGGGCCGGGGCGCTGTGGTTCGACGTCGGCGACGCCCCCGCCGTGGTGCACCGCTGGCGCGAGCTCGTCACGGACCTGCCCGACGCCGTGTCCACGTCGGTGGTGCGGCTCAACCTGCCGCCGCTGCCCGACCTGCCGGCGCCGCTGCGCGGCCGGGCGGTCGTCGCGGTCCGCTACGTCCGGCACGGCGACCTCGACGCGCCCGACCCGCTGGTCGACGCGCTGCGCACGACCGCGGCGCCCGTCCTCGACACGGTGGGCGACCTGCCGTACTCCGCCCTGGGGGCCGTGCACGCGGACCCCGAGGACCCGATGCCGCTGCTCGACCGTGGCGTCGCCCTGCGCGAGCTGCCGGCGGAGGCCGTCGACGCGTTCCTCGCCGCGACGCCCGCGGACTCCCCCGTCGTCCTGGCCGAGCTCCGGCTGCTCGGCGGCGCGGTCGCGCGCCCGCCCGCGGTGCCGAGCGCCGTGGCCGGCCGGGACGCGGCGTACACGCTGTTCGTGGGGGCTCTCGGCTGGCCCGCCGGTCCGCCGGACGCCGCCGAGCACCTGCAGCGCGTCGTCGACGCCCTGGCCCCGTGGAGCACGGGCGGATCCCTGCTGAACTTCGCCGGGCCGCGGGACGCCGCCTCCGCCCGTCAGGTCCGCACGGCGTTCGGCCCGGCCGCCTATGACCGGCTCGTCACGCTGCGTCGCCGGCTCGACCCGCACGGCGTGCTCGACCCGACGTCCCGCTGGGCCGTCGTCTCGGACCGCGTCGGCTGA
- a CDS encoding DUF7455 domain-containing protein, which yields MTTTTEPTTEPLTAADRCDRCGAQAYVRVVLPVGELLFCGHHARAHADAYRSVALHVQDETDRLHSQHGSARPESD from the coding sequence GTGACCACGACGACCGAACCCACGACCGAGCCGCTGACCGCCGCAGACCGCTGCGACCGCTGCGGGGCGCAGGCCTACGTCCGCGTGGTGCTTCCCGTCGGAGAGCTCCTCTTCTGCGGCCACCACGCTCGTGCCCACGCCGACGCCTACCGGAGCGTCGCCCTCCACGTCCAGGACGAGACCGACCGGCTGCACAGCCAGCACGGCTCCGCCCGACCCGAGTCCGACTGA
- a CDS encoding DUF6580 family putative transport protein has product MSTSTTPDLTPADLRERWWRPAVAVLLVVAAVVWRIVKDDLGAPPNLELSTAAAFAAAALLRHRAAMLAPLVVVMVSDVVLSNSAILVFTWTAWAVIGVASWWTRRAAGGARFVVALGFGVGSTLWFYLWTNLGVWLQGRGTFYPAGLDGLAASYVAGLPFLRPMLLGNLVLLPVAAGVVALVERLERAHSLGTASGRA; this is encoded by the coding sequence GTGAGCACCTCGACCACTCCCGACCTGACCCCGGCCGACCTGCGGGAGCGCTGGTGGCGCCCCGCCGTCGCCGTGCTCCTCGTCGTGGCCGCCGTCGTGTGGCGGATCGTCAAGGACGACCTCGGCGCCCCGCCGAACCTGGAGCTCTCCACAGCGGCCGCGTTCGCGGCAGCCGCCCTGCTGCGGCACCGCGCCGCGATGCTGGCCCCTCTGGTCGTCGTCATGGTCAGCGACGTCGTGCTGTCGAACTCGGCGATCCTCGTGTTCACGTGGACGGCCTGGGCCGTGATCGGCGTCGCCTCCTGGTGGACCCGCCGCGCCGCCGGGGGAGCGCGGTTCGTCGTCGCCCTCGGGTTCGGCGTCGGCAGCACGCTGTGGTTCTACCTCTGGACGAACCTCGGCGTCTGGCTGCAGGGCCGTGGCACGTTCTACCCGGCGGGTCTCGACGGCCTCGCCGCGAGCTACGTCGCAGGCCTGCCGTTCCTGCGGCCCATGCTGCTCGGCAACCTCGTCCTGCTGCCCGTCGCGGCCGGCGTCGTGGCGCTCGTCGAACGGCTGGAGCGCGCACACTCCCTCGGGACGGCGTCCGGCCGGGCCTGA
- a CDS encoding DNA gyrase/topoisomerase IV subunit B encodes MTATSESGYTARHLSVLEGLEAVRKRPGMYIGSTDSRGLMHCLWEIIDNSVDEALGGHATDIRVVLHADSSVTVEDDGRGIPVDAEPKTGLSGVEVVFTKLHAGGKFGGGSYTASGGLHGVGASVVNALSSRLDVEVDRSGKTYRMTFHRGEPGTFADPASGPTPDTGFTPFVDHSELTVVGKVARGRTGTRVRYWADRQIFPKSAVFAYDELVTRARQTTFLVPGLRITVRDERGVPGTPGESGPHEEVFQHDGGAVDFVEFLAPDTPVTSTWRLQGSGRFTETVPVLDAKGHMSPQDVERECEVDVALRWGAGYETELRTFVNIIATPKGGSHRTGFEQGLLKIVRKQVEANARRLKVSAKDSAERIEKDDVLAGLTAVVTVRLAEPQFEGQTKEVLGTAPVRAIVARVVESELGALLTSTKRDEKAQSALLLEKVVAEMRARVTARKQKEISRRKNALESSSLPAKLADCRSDDVTRSELFIVEGDSALGTAKLARSSDFQALLPIRGKILNVQKASISDMLRNVECAAIIQVLGAGSGRSFELEAARYGKVVLMTDADVDGAHIRTLLLTLFYRYMRPMLEEGRVYAAVPPLHRIEVLGSGRRKNEYVYTYSEAELNATLKKLDRAGRRYKDDIQRYKGLGEMDADQLAETTMDPRHRTLRRVTVEGAEAAERVFELLMGSDVAPRKEFIVAGAGALDRSQIDA; translated from the coding sequence GTGACAGCCACGTCTGAGTCCGGGTACACCGCACGCCACCTGTCCGTCCTCGAGGGGCTCGAGGCGGTGCGCAAGCGCCCCGGCATGTACATCGGGTCGACCGACTCCCGTGGCCTCATGCACTGCCTGTGGGAGATCATCGACAACTCGGTCGACGAGGCCCTCGGCGGGCACGCGACGGACATCAGGGTGGTGCTGCACGCCGACTCCTCGGTGACCGTCGAGGACGACGGCCGCGGCATCCCCGTCGACGCCGAGCCCAAGACGGGCCTGTCGGGCGTCGAGGTCGTGTTCACCAAGCTGCACGCGGGCGGCAAGTTCGGCGGCGGCTCGTACACGGCGTCGGGCGGCCTGCACGGCGTCGGCGCGTCGGTCGTCAACGCCCTGTCGTCACGCCTCGACGTCGAGGTCGACCGGTCCGGCAAGACGTACCGGATGACGTTCCACCGGGGCGAGCCGGGCACGTTCGCCGACCCGGCGTCCGGGCCCACCCCGGACACGGGGTTCACCCCCTTCGTGGACCACAGCGAGCTGACGGTCGTCGGCAAGGTGGCCCGCGGCCGCACCGGCACGCGCGTGCGGTACTGGGCGGACCGGCAGATCTTCCCGAAGTCGGCCGTCTTCGCCTACGACGAGCTCGTCACCCGTGCCCGCCAGACGACGTTCCTCGTGCCGGGGCTGCGCATCACGGTGCGCGACGAGCGCGGGGTGCCCGGCACCCCGGGGGAGTCCGGTCCGCACGAGGAGGTCTTCCAGCACGACGGCGGCGCGGTCGATTTCGTGGAGTTCCTCGCCCCGGACACGCCGGTGACCTCGACCTGGCGGCTCCAGGGCTCGGGCCGATTCACCGAGACCGTGCCCGTGCTGGACGCCAAGGGCCACATGTCCCCGCAGGACGTCGAGCGGGAGTGCGAGGTCGACGTGGCGCTGCGCTGGGGCGCCGGCTACGAGACCGAGCTGCGCACCTTCGTCAACATCATCGCCACCCCCAAGGGAGGGTCGCACCGCACCGGGTTCGAGCAGGGGCTGCTCAAGATCGTCCGCAAGCAGGTGGAGGCCAACGCCCGCCGGCTCAAGGTGTCCGCGAAGGACTCCGCCGAACGGATCGAGAAGGACGACGTGCTGGCGGGGCTCACCGCCGTCGTCACGGTGCGCCTCGCCGAGCCGCAGTTCGAGGGCCAGACGAAGGAGGTGCTGGGCACCGCCCCGGTGCGCGCGATCGTGGCGCGGGTGGTGGAGTCCGAGCTCGGGGCCCTGCTGACCTCGACCAAGCGGGACGAGAAGGCCCAGTCGGCGCTGCTGCTGGAGAAGGTCGTCGCCGAGATGCGGGCGCGGGTCACCGCGCGCAAGCAGAAGGAGATCTCCCGCCGCAAGAACGCGCTGGAGTCGTCGTCGCTGCCGGCGAAGCTCGCGGACTGCCGCAGCGACGACGTGACCCGTTCCGAGCTGTTCATCGTCGAGGGCGACTCGGCGCTCGGCACCGCGAAGCTGGCGCGGTCCAGCGACTTCCAGGCGCTGCTGCCGATCCGCGGCAAGATCCTCAACGTCCAGAAGGCGTCGATCAGCGACATGCTGCGCAACGTGGAGTGCGCGGCGATCATCCAGGTGCTCGGCGCGGGCTCGGGCCGGTCGTTCGAGCTGGAGGCGGCCCGCTACGGCAAGGTCGTGCTGATGACGGACGCCGACGTCGACGGCGCGCACATCCGCACCCTGCTGCTCACGCTGTTCTACCGGTACATGCGACCCATGCTGGAGGAGGGTCGCGTGTATGCGGCCGTGCCGCCGCTGCACCGTATCGAGGTGCTGGGCTCGGGCCGGCGCAAGAACGAGTACGTCTACACGTACTCCGAGGCGGAGCTGAACGCGACGCTGAAGAAGCTCGACCGGGCCGGACGCCGCTACAAGGACGACATCCAGCGGTACAAGGGCCTGGGCGAGATGGACGCCGACCAGCTCGCGGAGACCACGATGGACCCGCGCCACCGCACCCTGCGTCGCGTGACGGTCGAGGGCGCGGAGGCCGCCGAGCGGGTCTTCGAGCTGCTCATGGGCTCCGACGTCGCGCCCCGCAAGGAGTTCATCGTCGCGGGCGCGGGTGCGCTGGACCGTTCCCAGATCGACGCCTGA